In a genomic window of Flavobacterium lipolyticum:
- the asnS gene encoding asparagine--tRNA ligase, which translates to MKHTKVRDLLNSTTTLQEVNAKGWVRAFRNNQFIALNDGSTINNIQCVVDFENTPDETLKRITTGAAISVIGTLIESKGAGQKYEIQVNKLEILGDSDAEKFPIQPKNKPSLDFLRENAHLRVRTNMFGAIMRVRSVLSYAVHKYFQDKGFVYVNTPIITGSDAEGAGEMFKVTALPFDNTPRTEDGKVNYKEDFFEKETNLTVSGQLEGETYAMALGQIYTFGPTFRAENSNTSRHLAEFWMIEPEVAFNNLDDNMDLAEDFIQYVIKYALDHCQDDLKFLEGRLLDEEKSKPQAERSEMALLEKLNFVLENNFKRVSYTEAIDILRDSTPNKKKKFQYLINEWGADLQSEHERYLVEKHFKCPVILFDYPANIKAFYMRLNDNTEPGKETVRAMDILFPGIGEIVGGSEREERYDVLVEKMKALEIDEEELSWYLDTRRFGSATHAGFGLGFERLVLFVTGMTNIRDVIPFPRTPGNAEF; encoded by the coding sequence ATGAAACACACAAAAGTTAGAGACTTATTAAACAGTACGACGACGTTACAGGAAGTGAATGCAAAAGGATGGGTGAGAGCTTTTAGAAATAATCAGTTCATCGCGCTTAATGACGGTTCTACCATTAATAATATACAATGTGTTGTTGATTTTGAAAATACACCTGATGAAACTTTAAAAAGAATCACTACCGGTGCTGCTATTTCTGTAATTGGTACTTTGATCGAAAGTAAAGGTGCGGGTCAGAAATACGAAATTCAGGTAAACAAACTGGAAATCTTAGGAGATTCGGATGCAGAGAAATTCCCAATACAGCCAAAAAACAAACCTAGTTTAGATTTCTTGCGCGAAAATGCACATTTACGCGTACGTACCAATATGTTTGGTGCTATTATGCGTGTGCGTTCGGTATTGTCTTATGCTGTTCATAAATATTTTCAGGACAAAGGTTTTGTTTACGTAAATACTCCAATTATTACTGGTTCTGATGCTGAAGGTGCAGGAGAAATGTTTAAAGTTACAGCTTTACCTTTTGACAATACCCCAAGAACAGAAGACGGAAAAGTAAACTACAAAGAAGATTTCTTCGAAAAAGAAACCAACTTAACGGTTTCCGGACAATTAGAAGGAGAAACGTATGCAATGGCTTTGGGTCAGATTTATACGTTTGGACCAACTTTTAGAGCTGAAAACTCTAATACTTCCCGTCACCTGGCAGAATTTTGGATGATCGAGCCGGAAGTTGCTTTCAACAATCTGGATGACAACATGGATTTGGCGGAAGATTTTATTCAGTATGTAATTAAATATGCTTTAGACCACTGTCAGGATGATTTGAAATTTTTAGAAGGAAGACTTTTAGACGAAGAGAAATCAAAACCTCAGGCGGAAAGAAGCGAAATGGCTTTGTTAGAGAAACTAAACTTTGTTTTAGAGAACAACTTCAAACGTGTTTCTTATACTGAAGCAATTGACATTTTGAGAGATTCTACTCCAAATAAAAAGAAAAAATTCCAATATCTTATCAACGAATGGGGAGCTGATTTACAGTCGGAACACGAGCGTTATTTAGTAGAGAAACACTTTAAATGTCCGGTAATCTTGTTTGATTATCCGGCAAACATTAAAGCATTTTACATGCGTCTGAACGACAATACTGAACCTGGAAAAGAAACCGTTCGTGCCATGGACATCCTTTTCCCTGGAATTGGAGAAATCGTTGGTGGTTCAGAAAGAGAAGAGCGTTACGACGTTTTGGTTGAAAAAATGAAAGCCTTAGAAATTGACGAAGAAGAATTATCATGGTATTTAGATACCCGAAGATTCGGATCGGCAACTCACGCAGGTTTCGGACTTGGATTTGAGCGTTTGGTATTGTTTGTAACCGGAATGACAAACATCCGTGATGTAATTCCTTTCCCAAGAACTCCCGGGAACGCAGAGTTTTAA
- the rpoN gene encoding RNA polymerase factor sigma-54: MLKQFLNLKLSQKLSPQQIQLMKLIQLPTQAFEQRLLEEMNENPALEAGKEDEYEADEFANEDYDDYDDAESDRIEADDINIDEYLSDDDTPDYKTQVNNYSEDEERETPFASPISFHQDLINQLNTFILNDEEREIAEFLVGSIDDMGYIRRSVPDIVDDMAFTQGIYTDEKMVEKMLHVIHELEPSGVGARDLQECLLLQLKHKTPTEYIDLAIDIIENQFDAFTKKHYDKLLQKYGVSNEQLKKAIHEIERLNPKPGGSYTGNNKVTENVVPDFAIRIVDGELELTLNGRNAPSLHVSKDYQEMMQTYKDSRDKSSAQKDAVQFIKQKLDSAKWFIDAIRQRQETLFVTMNAIMHYQEEYFLDGDETKLKPMILKDIADMVGLDISTISRVANSKYVETPYGTKLIKEFFSEAMKNDQGEDVSTLEIKKILQNTIEEEDKKKPLPDDQLAEILKEKGYPIARRTIAKYREQLDIPVARMRKKI; the protein is encoded by the coding sequence ATGCTAAAGCAATTTTTAAATCTAAAATTATCCCAAAAATTATCTCCACAGCAAATTCAGCTGATGAAGTTAATTCAATTGCCTACGCAAGCTTTTGAGCAACGTTTACTGGAAGAAATGAACGAAAATCCGGCCCTCGAAGCCGGTAAAGAAGACGAATACGAAGCCGATGAATTTGCCAATGAAGACTACGACGATTACGATGATGCTGAATCAGACAGAATCGAAGCAGACGACATTAACATTGACGAATACCTAAGCGACGACGACACCCCTGATTACAAAACTCAGGTGAACAATTACAGTGAAGACGAGGAGCGCGAAACTCCTTTTGCTTCGCCAATTAGTTTCCATCAGGATTTAATCAATCAGTTGAATACTTTTATTTTAAATGATGAAGAACGCGAAATCGCTGAATTCCTTGTTGGAAGTATTGATGATATGGGTTACATCCGCAGAAGTGTTCCGGATATTGTAGACGATATGGCTTTTACTCAGGGAATTTACACCGATGAGAAAATGGTCGAAAAAATGCTTCATGTCATTCATGAGCTTGAACCTTCGGGAGTAGGAGCACGTGATTTACAGGAATGCCTGTTACTGCAGTTAAAACATAAAACTCCAACCGAATATATTGATTTAGCGATTGATATCATCGAGAATCAGTTTGATGCTTTTACCAAGAAACATTACGACAAACTTTTACAGAAATACGGTGTTTCAAACGAACAGCTTAAAAAAGCCATTCACGAAATCGAAAGACTGAATCCAAAGCCGGGAGGTTCTTACACCGGAAACAATAAAGTAACAGAGAACGTTGTTCCCGATTTTGCCATTAGAATCGTTGACGGAGAACTGGAACTTACCTTAAACGGACGAAATGCTCCTTCCCTGCACGTTTCTAAAGATTATCAGGAAATGATGCAGACCTATAAAGATTCTCGTGATAAATCATCGGCACAAAAAGATGCTGTTCAGTTCATCAAACAGAAACTAGATTCGGCCAAATGGTTTATCGATGCGATCAGACAGCGTCAGGAAACTCTTTTTGTTACGATGAACGCTATCATGCATTATCAGGAAGAATACTTTCTGGACGGTGACGAAACCAAACTAAAACCAATGATCTTAAAAGACATTGCGGATATGGTTGGTCTTGACATTTCGACGATCTCGCGTGTAGCCAACAGTAAGTATGTTGAAACACCATACGGTACAAAACTGATCAAAGAGTTTTTCTCTGAAGCCATGAAAAATGATCAGGGAGAAGATGTCTCTACTTTAGAAATTAAAAAAATCCTTCAAAATACCATTGAAGAAGAAGATAAAAAGAAACCTTTACCGGACGATCAACTGGCCGAAATCCTGAAAGAGAAAGGATACCCAATTGCCCGAAGAACTATTGCAAAATACCGCGAACAATTAGACATTCCGGTAGCAAGAATGAGGAAGAAAATTTAA
- a CDS encoding thymidine kinase: MFLENTVNHKEQFGWIEVICGSMFSGKTEELIRRLKRAQFAKQRVEIFKPAIDTRYHDEMVVSHDANEIRSTPVPAAANISILAQGCDVIGIDEAQFFDDEIVTVCNDLANQGIRVIVAGLDMDFKGNPFGPMPGLMATAEYVTKVHAVCTRTGNLANYSFRKTDNDKLVMLGETEEYEPLSRAAYFNAMKKIQDK, translated from the coding sequence ATGTTTCTCGAAAATACAGTAAATCACAAAGAACAATTTGGTTGGATTGAAGTTATTTGTGGATCAATGTTTTCGGGTAAAACCGAGGAATTAATCCGCAGATTAAAGCGCGCCCAATTTGCCAAACAAAGAGTCGAAATCTTTAAACCCGCTATTGATACCCGCTATCATGACGAAATGGTGGTGTCTCACGATGCCAATGAAATTCGTTCTACTCCGGTTCCGGCGGCTGCCAATATCTCTATTTTAGCGCAAGGTTGCGATGTGATCGGTATTGATGAAGCACAATTTTTTGATGATGAGATAGTGACAGTATGTAACGATCTCGCCAATCAGGGAATTCGTGTGATAGTTGCAGGACTTGATATGGATTTTAAAGGAAATCCTTTTGGACCCATGCCGGGACTTATGGCAACCGCCGAATATGTCACCAAAGTTCATGCGGTTTGCACCCGAACAGGAAATCTTGCCAACTACAGTTTTCGTAAAACTGACAATGATAAGTTAGTGATGCTTGGTGAAACGGAAGAGTATGAGCCACTGAGCCGCGCAGCCTATTTTAATGCCATGAAAAAGATTCAGGATAAATAA
- the rsmI gene encoding 16S rRNA (cytidine(1402)-2'-O)-methyltransferase yields MSKLYIVPTPIGNLEDMTFRAIRILKEVDLILAEDTRTSGKLLKHFEIGTHMHSHHMHNEHKTTENLIARLKAGENIALISDAGTPAISDPGFLLTRACVENKIEVECLPGATAFVPALVNSGLPNDKFVFEGFLPDKKGRQTRFLTLAEETRTMILYVSPHKLVKTLAEFIQYFGEDRQVCVSRELSKLHEENVRGTAKEVLTHFEKTAPRGEIVVVVAGKTVEKETKKSKYSKDDEEE; encoded by the coding sequence ATGTCTAAACTATATATCGTTCCCACGCCAATTGGTAATCTTGAAGACATGACTTTTCGTGCCATTCGGATTCTGAAAGAAGTCGATTTGATTTTGGCTGAAGACACCCGAACCAGTGGCAAACTGTTGAAGCATTTTGAGATTGGTACGCACATGCACAGTCATCACATGCACAACGAGCATAAAACAACCGAAAATTTAATTGCACGTCTGAAGGCGGGTGAAAATATCGCCCTGATTTCAGACGCAGGAACTCCTGCTATTTCAGATCCCGGTTTTTTACTCACACGTGCCTGTGTCGAAAATAAAATTGAAGTGGAGTGCCTTCCCGGAGCTACAGCTTTTGTTCCGGCCTTAGTCAATAGCGGATTACCCAATGACAAATTTGTCTTCGAAGGTTTTTTACCTGACAAAAAAGGACGTCAAACTCGTTTTCTGACTTTAGCCGAGGAGACCCGAACCATGATTTTATATGTTTCGCCACATAAACTGGTCAAAACTTTAGCCGAATTCATTCAGTATTTCGGAGAAGACAGACAAGTTTGCGTCTCCAGGGAATTATCAAAACTGCATGAAGAAAATGTACGCGGAACGGCTAAGGAAGTTTTAACACATTTTGAAAAAACAGCACCACGCGGCGAAATTGTCGTGGTGGTTGCAGGAAAAACAGTAGAAAAAGAAACGAAGAAAAGTAAATATTCTAAGGATGATGAAGAAGAATAA
- a CDS encoding HopJ type III effector protein: MSIQAFLEKVKQTPNEITFPETIAVIEENYNFTPTAFQNGTQHNAAGENSGSCKLFSFAKLQNLTKDETLACFGAFYFEEVLGDPNGTNHQNIRNFINLGWDGIQFEGNALEQK, from the coding sequence ATGAGCATACAAGCCTTTTTAGAAAAAGTAAAACAAACTCCAAACGAAATAACATTCCCGGAAACGATTGCAGTAATTGAAGAAAACTACAACTTCACTCCAACTGCTTTCCAAAACGGAACACAACATAATGCTGCCGGAGAAAATTCCGGTTCCTGCAAATTATTCTCTTTCGCAAAACTGCAAAACTTAACTAAAGACGAAACTTTGGCCTGTTTTGGAGCTTTCTATTTCGAGGAAGTTTTGGGCGATCCCAACGGAACTAACCATCAAAACATTAGAAACTTCATCAATTTAGGCTGGGACGGAATTCAGTTTGAAGGAAATGCTTTAGAGCAAAAATAA